The genomic segment TGCAATGAATCTAATGGTTTCGAGACAAAAGCTGCATAATTGCATATTCTTTAATTAGTCAACGTTTTTCTTATGAGCGGCAATGCTGCAGAGCTTTATAAGCTTATAAATGCAGATCCAAATAAAAAACAAGATCTTTTTCGTCAAGCTCTTCAAAACCCAAAAGGTGCGATGCAATCCATATGTGCATTTGGGATTGAAATGAATTTGCCAGTTACCTCAGAAGAGGTAAAAGAATATTTGACTACAGTTGATGATTTAGATACCAAACAATGGCTTCTAAAGGCTAGAGGTGGGTTGTAATTATTTTTTGAATGAAGAGTGTATTTCTAATGTATCTTGACTATTTTCTCTAATTCCTCTTCTTTCGTAGCCGCCTCCGCCTGCCATCGTCCAAAAAAACCAATAACTGGGAATTGCAAGAGCTGCGGCGAGTACTAAAGCAGCAATTTGTTCGAGTCTTAACATGGCTTACTTAAGTAATGTAATTTAAATCAGTCAGCATCTTTTAAAGCTAAATGATTCAAGGCAATTCTCTTGAGGTCTTATTGTAGTGTTGCGACTAGAGAAGATTAGTAAAATTTATCCCACTGGCGAAGTCTTGAAAGATGTCAGTTGGGAAATTAGAAATGGAGAGAGAATTGGTTTGGTTGGAGTCAATGGAGCAGGAAAATCAACACAATTAAAAATTATTGCTGGATTAGAAGAAGCAACTGATGGATCTTTGATTAGCGAAGGGGATCCATCTATTGCTTATTTAAAACAGGAATTTGATGTGGATCTTTCAAGAACTGTTAGAGAAGAGTTATTTGTTGCATTTAAAGAAGCATCTGATTTACTTCACAGTCAAAAATTAGTTCAAGAAAATATGGAATCTGAATTAGCTTCTAAAGATTTAGATTACCTAGATTTATTAATCAAAGAATTAAGCGTGATTCAAAGCAAATTTGAATCAATAAATGGTTACGATTTAGAATCTAAAGTTGAAAAGTTATTACCCACTATTGGTTTCAATCAAAATGAAGCAGACAGACTAGTTGGAGACTTCTCGGGTGGCTGGCAGATGAGAATAGCTTTAGGAAAAATCCTATTACAAAGTCCTGATTTATTGTTACTTGATGAACCAACTAATCATTTAGATTTAGAAACGATTGAATGGCTAGAGAATTATTTACTTAATCAGAAAATTGCTATGGTAATTGTTAGCCATGATAGATCTTTCTTAGATAAAGTTTGTACGAGAATTGTTAATACCGAGCGAGGTAAATCTAAAAGCTATATTGGAAATTATACGTCATATCTTCAACAGAGAGATTTTGAATTGGAATCAACAAAAGTTGCATACGAGAAACAACAGAAGGATATACAAGTTCAAAAGGCATATATAGAAAGATTTCGAGCAAGTGCTACAAGAAGTACACAAGCTAAAAGTAGAGAAAAGTTATTAGATAAAGTTGAAAAGATAGAAGCTCCTGAGAATAACTTAAAAGGACCTAATTTTAAATTTTTGGAAGCACCACGTGCTGGTAGGGATATCTTAAATATTAAGGATTTAACCCATAGCTATGAAGATAATATTTTATTTTTAGGAGCCTTTTTAGAGCTTGAGCCAGGCGAAAGAATAGCATTTTTAGGTCCAAATGGTTCTGGAAAATCTACTTTACTGCGACTAATTATGGGGTTAGAAGAACCTGATGAAGGATCTATTACGATAGGAAAATATAATATTATACCTAGTTATTTTGAACAAAATCAAGCAGAGGCCTTAGAGTTAGAAAAAACAGTAATTGAGACAATTTCTCAATCTGTACCTGATTGGACACAAACAGAAATTCGTTCTTTACTGGGTAGCTTTGGTTTAACTAATGATTCGGTTTTTAAGGAGGTCAGTCAGATTAGTGGAGGAGAGAAAGCAAGACTTGCTTTAGCTTTAATGATTATTAAGCCGTCAAATTTGCTTATTCTTGATGAACCGACAAATCATTTAGATATACCTTCAAAGCAAATGCTAGAGCAGGCATTATCCAATTATAATGGCACTGCATTAATAGTTTCTCATGATCGATATTTTATTTCAAAAGTTGCAAACACAATTGTAGAAATAAGAGATGGTCAATTAATTAAGTATCAAGGTGATTACAAATACTATAAAGAGAAAAAAATCGAAGAAGCACAAGAAAAAGAAAAAGAATTACAATTAGCTGAAAGGGAAAGAAAAAGGTTGGCTAATCGAGAAAAACAGCGTAGGAAGAAGAAAACTAAACAAAAATAATTATTATAGAAATATTTTTTTTAATTATACTTGAAGATCATAAATATCAACTGGTTTGATAATTTTTATAGACTCTATATTCTCTCTAAGTATTTTAATTCTTAATGCTGATTGTAAATTATTTTTATTAATTTTTTTTACCACATCTGCTGGAGTTGAAATTTTTTCATTGTTGATTGAAATTATTAGATCATTTACTTTTAATCCACCTTTTTCGGCCGGACCATTTGGCATCAAATATTTAATTATCGCTCCATCTTCTGTTTGGGAAAGAAAATTACTTTTTTGTTTGATATTGCTTGAAAGTGTTACTCCGATCATGGGATGCTTGGCTCTCCCGCTGGTGATTAAATCTTTGGCGATTTTTCTAGCTCTATTTATTGGAATTGCGAAACCTAATCCTGCTCCTGGTCCTGAGCGAACAAGAGTATTAATACCAATCACTTCTCCAACAGAATTTAATAATGGTCCTCCAGAATTACCTGGATTAATAGCTGCATCAGTTTGAATGAGATCTATTCTTTTGTCGGATATACCTAATTGAGCAACATCTCTATTGAGATTACTAATGATTCCAAGAGTAACCGTATTTTCAAGTCCAAAAGGATTTCCAACTGCAATTGCCCAATCACCAACTTTTAAATTATCGGAGTTTCCTAATTGGGCAGTTGGCCAAGGACCTTTTGCTTTGAGTTTAATAACTGCAAGATCTGTTAAAGAATCTTCTCCAACAACATTTCCAAGCACTCTTCTTCCATCTGATAAACCCACTATTAATTGATCAGTTTTTTCTATTACATGAGCATTAGTTAAGACCAGACCTTCTTTAGAAAAAATCACTCCACTTCCTTGCCCTTTTTCAATTCGAGATCGTGGAACTTGCAGGCCTCTTAGACCAAAGAATCGTTCAAAATATCGATCATTTAAGATCCCAGGAGGAAATACACCTTCACTTGAAGATAAAACCTGACGTTGTGTTTCAATTGTGACCACTGCATCCCCACTAATATTTAACGCTTTTGATACGAAAGATTGCTTATTGTGATTTTCTTGGGATAACAGTGAAGCTTCACTTGAATGAAGAGGAGTTTCATATCGGAAGTTCAAAAAAATAAGAACAACTAAAACAAAAATTTTAAAATATTTTTTTTGACGTAACTTTAGGGATCCTATTATTAGTCTGTTGTCATCTAATCCATGCATGATCTTCTGAAAGGGATTAGTTCTTATTATCAAAACTAATCATAGCTAATTTAAAAATTGAAATGCACACCATTTTAATTACCGTAGATTTTTACTAAATAACTATTCTTTGAACTTTCTTTCCTCTAGAATAATACTCTGATTTATTCTGTGATTGAAGATGAAACTAGAACGACTTCAAAACTTAATCTGAATTAATGCATTCAGTTTTTTGATTTATCATTTTTGCAAATGTTGAGCAATTTTTTACCTTTTGTTTATGGCCTTTCAGTTTTTGTTTTGTTGTTTTTGGCTGCCAGAATAATGCTAAATGGTTTTTTCTCAGGTCAAGCATCATTTAAGATTCAAAATTCATTTTCAAAGACAAAAGGTGATGATCGAACAGGCTTGGTTACTGTTCATCCTGAGCTTCTAGACAAAGATGGCTCCATTACTGATGAAGATTTGCTCACAGTTCGTTTTTCTAAGGACAGTGATCATCCACAATCATATGAAAAGCCTTCTGAATAATTTTCATTAGATTTTTTGGGTTTGACATTACATAGTTATCTAAGAGGTTTTAATTTTGGAACAAAGAACGCGCATAGTCGCTGCAGTTTTGAAAAACGTGAAGTTACCTCCAAGGTTTCGTCTCAGATTATTAAAAGAAGACCCAGTGAGGCTTGAGTTAAGCCTTACTCCAGCTTACGGAAAAGATCCTATTCAAGTTGGGTTAGTAGAGTCCCTTGATTTGGTTGCTAGAAGAGACAGAGAAGGAAGAATGCCTAGAGATTTACAAGGGACATGGGATTGGACTGTACGACATGGAGAAGTTAGTACTGGTGGATGGAATCCTTATCTAAAAGAAGCTCTTCAGACCATGTTTGAAACTGGATTACCAGCAATTATTTACGAGGAACTTACTGGAGAGGACTATCATCCAGTTGATGGCGCCAGACATGTTAGATAGATATTGAAAGTTTTAAAAACAAATTAATTTCAAGAGCCAACATATATGTTTTCTCATTCTCAGCATTTCTTTAGTATTATTAAAATGATTTCTATTAACAAATGAAAGATAACTTCGAACCTCGTTATGGATTTGTCAATTTTGCTGAAATATGGAATGGCCGTTTAGCAATGATGGGTATTTTAATAGGTTTAACAACAGAACTTTTAACAGGGCAAGGGATTTTAACTCAGATGGGAATCGGTTGAAAAACTAATTTTTAGTTTTTTATTTTTAAAAGTTTGACTGATCTTAAAAACGCTAAACAATCTCTAACTACATATAGTGTTAAAGAGTTAAACGAATCTATTGGCTTATTATTATCAAGAGGCTTTGCCCCAAAGTTTATACTTGAAGCCGCTGTTTCTAAATCACAAATAAAAAAAGGTCATTTATGGTTAACTTTAACGGACGGGAAAGCAAGTGTAGATGCAGTTGCATGGTCATCAACAATAAAGTCTTTAAAATTTTTACCAAAGCAAGATGATGGCGTTGTTATTATTGGTAAATTAAATTTCTGGGAATCTCAAGCAAGAGTATCGGTACAAGTTTTCGATATTCGACCAAGTATTTCTACGGTTCTTAGGAAGTTTGAAATAGTCAAATCAAATCTTTTTAAAGAAGGTTTGATAGATGATTCGTTACGAAAAAAATTGCCAAAATATCCTCATTCACTTGGTATCCTTACAAGTGTTCCAAGCTCTGCTTTAGCTGACATGCTTAGAACAGCTAAGGAGAGATGGCCATTAACGAAGCTGCAAATAATTCCTATTCCGGTTCAAGGTGATAATGCAAATAAACTAAAATCTATTTTAAGTAAATTAAAAAAAAATAAGTTACAAGTAGAGGCTTTAATTATAGCTAGAGGAGGAGGTAGCAGAGAAGATTTAATGTTGTTCGATAGTGAAATCATAGCTAGAGAAATCGCAACTTTCCCAATACCAGTAATTACAGGGATAGGTCACGAAGATGATCTAACTGTTGCTGATCTGGTTTCAGATCATCGATCTGCCACTCCAACTGCTGCGATTGTTGATCTATTGCCCTCAAGAGAAATTGAAAAAAATAAGTTTTTGCAAAATAAAAAATTACTTAAATATTATTTGAAATTATTTTTTCAGAACACAAAGAAAACATTAATTACAAAAAAATCTATTTTTCAATCTTATTCACCCCGACTATTAATAAAAAATAAAAGAACAAGAATAAATTATATGTATGAGATTTTGAATGCACTTTCTCCAAGAAAATTGTTAAAAAGAGGTTTTGCGCTAATTACTGACGAGTCAGGTAATTCGATTTATAGTGTAAAAAATATTAAGGAAAATGATAAGCTGATAGTTCAATTTTGTGATGGAAAAATTACAGCAGAGGTTGATAGTCTTAATTATGATAAAATATAAATTTATTGAATAAAAATTTGTTATTACATGCCACTTGAAAATCAAGTTATCCCAAATCATTTATCAATGTCTAACAAAGTTACTAACAAAAAAAATATAGAAATCTTTAAACAAGATATTAATAGATTAAGTTATGAAGAATCTATATCTGCATTGGAAACTATCTTAAACAATGTGCAAGATGAAAATATTTCATTGGATGAAATTCAAATTAATTATATTAAAGGTCATCTACTTCTTAAGCATTGCGAAGAACTCTTGCAGTTTTGTGAACAAGAGATTAATGAAATTAATCCAGAATTTTTAGAATTAGATTAATTTATAAATCTAATTCTTCGGATTTTATGTCAATTGTTGCTGCACTTGCTGGAATATTTTCTAGAATATCTGCATTTTTTGTTATGGGTGTTCCACATATTGGACAAATCATTTGACTGTTAAGAAAGGTTGAGCCACAAGCTTCACAGTTTTGTACTTTTGATTGGATTCTTTTCCAAGTAAACCATCCAACTCCTCCTAAGACTAATGGTATTATTGTAATGATAAGGAATATTCCGCCTGCTAAATCAATAATAAATTTCCCAGCTGGTGTAGGTAAAATAATAAGTAGAATAAATACCATCCAAATCAATGAAGATGGCTTATTCATGACTACTTAAGAGATTTATTTAAATATTATAATTTAAATTTAGCTGCTTGTTTCAATGATGTTTAAACGTATCGATTTCGACGCATGCTTGCAATTACAACGCTCCAACATTGACCAAAATAAATAATTACTCCTACCATCCAAACCCAAAGAGTCAATACAAGGACTCCACCAATGAATCCATAAGCTTGAAATCTTGATCCCAATGAAAGGATACTTCTACTAACTGCCAAATTCAGAATAGTTAGCAAAGTTCCAATCATCAAAGCCCCAGGTATTAGTGGTTTTAAAGGCACTCTTCTACTGGGGAGTAAACCTTGTAAAAGCAGTGCCATAGTTGAAAAACCTATTAGAGGAAGTATAAATTGACCTACTTGAAGTACAGGTATTTTTGTTATGGCATTTTCAACCCAAGGGGTTGTGTTGGCTAAGTCTTCCAAAACTGCTTCGGGAATCAGACGAATATTTGCACTGATTTGATCGATAACCATCAAAATCCCAACTAGAAGAACTACAAAGAAAGCTTCAATACGATTTCTGATAAATCGAAACGCTTGAAGCCTTAATGGATCTGGCTTTGATTTAACTGGTAGTACGTCTTCCCATAATCGATCTGCTCCTCTTTGTAGTGTTAGATAGGCATTGCCAGCAGTGATCATTAAAAACATTGCCCCAAGAATCCCTGCGCCAAACCCCTGATTAATTAATTGTTCTAAAGTTGATGCGACCAAAGCTATTACTTCAGACGGTAAAACCTCAGCGGTTAATTCAATTATTCTTTGCTCTATTCCTTGCTGTTTTCCTAAAAACCATGATGCAACTGATAGCGAGATTAGCAATATTGGAAAGAAGGACTGAAGAGTGTAGTAAGCAAATGCTGCGCTTAAATCGACGCAATCACACTTAGACCATCTTTCATAAGCTCTCCAGAGACTGCTAAACAACCATCTTGCTTTTTTAGTCCAGTTCAAGCCCACTTTGGTTATGGAGTATTTGATATTACGCTAACTCCTAAGGAGAAGATTTTTCTTAGTTGAATCAGTAGATTTAAAATCATAAATTTTATTAATGTAGCTAATTTAATTAGAACAAAGGGGCACAAAGTGTATTAACTATCCTGAATTAATGCTGACGCCCATGGCAGCATGTTGTTCAATTGATCTTCAGTGGATGCTGTTAGTAATGGGAAATTCACTGAAGTAAGATCTGTTCCAGAGAGAATGTTTTTTGGGTTAGTCTCCAACCAGTTGATAAGACAATTAAGTTCCTCAAGTATTAACCATGCAGCTGCAATATCCCAAATTTTTGGTGTCGCCTCTAAAGCAGCAATCGTTTGACCGATGGCAACACTAGTCATATTTAAACTAGATACCCCAAGTAGTCTTATTTTTCCTGGGAATGACTGCTCTGGTTTCATTTGTAAAACTTTAATTGAGCGGCTACAAAGAGAAATGCAGTCACTATTTTTCTTGAAACGTGATTCAGGCTTAAGTGGCTTGTCGTTTAGCCAAACTCCTTTTCCTTTTATGGCGAAAATTCTTTTTCTAAGTGCTGGTATGTCAAGGAAGGCTGTCTCAGGTTCCCCATTAGTGAAACGTGCTATTGATATTGCCCAGTATGGAATGCCTGCTGCAAAATTAGTTGTTCCATCGAGTGGGTCAACTACCCAATACTCACTGGAGCTAGGAATTGACTTCTTACCCTCTTCACTCAGGACGCCTTCTCCGGGAGTAATTTGAGATAACCCTTGAACTATTGTTTTATCACTCCACCTATCACATTCTGTAATAAGTGTTCCATCAGGCTTTATGTCAGAGTTGATTTGACCAAAATCTTGAAGTTGACGTTTTCCAACCTCATCAACTAATTGATGAATTGCAATTAGTTGAGCTTTGCTCAGAGGTTTAGATATTGGGTCTTGATTCATTTTTATTTATTTAGAAGCTATAGCTGACATAGGGGAATTAAATTTGATTCATAGAGTGATTTGCTATCTATGTCACTTTGATTTTGTGGATTGACTTTGATATCACATGGTTTGATGTTATCTAAACCCGTTTGTCTACTTAAGTCAGCTAATAGAGTGTTATAGCTAGTGACCGAAATAATATAACGAACCTCGGAATCAGTTAAATCTCTTTGGTTGTTTACAACTTCTCGTTGTGTAGTAATACCTGATTTGTATCTAAGTTTTGCAAGTCTTAAAGACTCTCTTGCAGACAAAACTTCTGTGTACGAAGCAGAAATATTTAGTTTAGCCGACTCTAGTTTGAAGAATACTTGTTCAACTTCTTGTCTAATTTGAGCTCTTCTTGCGGCAAAATTTAGTTTTGCTTCTTTTGCTTTACTTTTATTGTAATTATACAAAGATCTTGAATTGCCTCCATCAAAAATAAACCATGTTGCATTGAGCCCAATGGTGTTAGAAAAATTGGAGGATGTGTTGCTGGTGTTTGGAGATATTTGATTTAACTCACCTTTCGCAAATGAAGAGGTCGATGTATTTACAATGCTTAATTTTGGTTGGCTAGCAGCAAGTGCAGCATTTGCATTACTATTATTAATTGATATTTCTAATAGGATACTTTCGAGTTCTTCTCTTGAATTATAAGCAGCTATAATACTATCCTCTAATGATAAATCCCATATACCTGTAACTTGAGTTTTTGTACCAATTAATGGTGTTACATCCTCTGGAAAATTAAGTATTTCAGCAAGAGATCTTTGACCAATTTTTTGATCACCTAATTTAATATTAAACAATTGCTGATCTCTAGCTAATTGAGTTCTAGCTTCTAGAACTTCTAATTTCGTACCAATACCTGATTCAAATCTAATTTCTGCGTCTCTTAACCCAATAGTCGAGGATTCAATTGATTTCTTTGCTACTTCTATTTCCTCATTGGCTTTTTGCAAATTGAAGTAACGTTTTTTTGCCTCTAATTTTAAATCTCTTAAAATTATTGCGTAAGAATATTTTGACTTTTCAAAACTATCTCTAGCTGATGCTATCTCTGGGACTCTTGCAGGATTAATTAAATCCCATTTTACTTGAGCGGAGATAGAGGAACTCCATTGTTTACTCGAAGTATCTTGTATTACGCTTGATTCATTAAAGTTATTAGATTCAAAATATTGGGGAATACCATTAGCTGTTAGGTTTAATGTTGGGTACCATGAGGATAAAGAACTTTTTAATATTGATTTGGCTTGCTCAACTCTTTCTAAGTAGATTTTAATTGCTCGGTTGTTGTTTATAAGTAAATTTTCTAACTGATCAAGGTTAACTTTTTGATAAGTTTTTACTAATACTTCGCGTGATCTAGAGGGTAAAAAAAGATCTTCAGGCGCATTTAATTCATATAAGACCCGCTGTTGTTTTTGATTTTGACTTAGGCTTTTACTTGAGTTTCCTTTTATCTTTGTATTGGAAGTTATTTTTTGCGAACTTGTAGCCCACAAAGGATTGAGCCCAGATATAAATAAACCTGCAACAATTAGAAACTTTCTCTTCACTCTCCTCATAGTTATAAGAAAAACTGAGATGGATTTAGTAAAGCAATTATGCTTTACCAAGTGCTTTGTTCACGATGTCTTGTGCATCATGGACAATTCTTACAGATACATTAAGTGACAAAGAGAGCTCTTGAAGTGTCATGTCATCAAGAAAGATTTTTTCACCTTGTCTTAGCATGACCGATGGTATAAGTAATTCATCGCCTAATTCTTTTCCGCGCAGTCCTTTTATGAGGTCTTGGCCTGTGAGTAGGCCAGTAACAATTTGTTCTTGCCCCCAATAAGGACTTGGAAGCCCATAAAGATGGAGTGTGAAATTATTTATTTTATTTATTCGCTTGCAAGGCTTCTGTAATTCATTTTCAACAAGTTTGCCAACAACCCAGCTGCAGGTTTTCTTTTGATCAATTTTGGTCGGCAAATCTCTTGTGGCTTCATCCATTGCTCTAAGAAAACTGCGAATACTTCCTACTCCATTCTCTTTTTGAGGTAGATCTTCGTAAGAATTAAGAGAGGGTAAAGCCTTCTTCGCTATTAAATACCATTCGTCAGATAACCAAGCAAAACGGGACCCCGTTGATTTATAAAATATTCTTTGCATTGGCTCAACCTGATTGATTACTTTTGTCGCACAAACAGGATCCACGGGTATCAGCCCGTCATTACTGGGTCGAAACCTTGTTAGCCCAACTGGAACTACAGCTGCTGAGAGGACTACGGGGAAATCTCCTTGCGCAAAACTATATAGATCATTGATGGTTCGTTCTAAAGCTTTTCCATCATTTATTTCAGGGCAAACAACAATTTGAGCATGAATTTGTATTCTTTTTTTTGAGAACCAAGCTAACTGATTTAAAAGGTCAATAGCTTTAGGATTTCTTAGTAATTTCGACCTTAAAGAAGGATCTGTTGCATGCACTGATACAAATAAAGGAGTGAGTCTTTGTTCCTCAATTCTCTCCCAGTCTTGTTTGGAAAGATTTGTAAGTGTTAAGTAAGAACCATATAAAAAACTTAGCCTGTAGTCATCATCTTTTAGGTACAGGCTTTTTCTTTTCCCTGGGGGTTGTTGGTCAATAAAACAAAATGGGCATTGATTATTGCATTGTTTTAATCCATCAAATAAAGCTTCAGTAAAAGCAAGTCCTAACTCATCGTCATAATCTTTTTCAATGTCAATTGTATGTTGTTTATCTTTTTCATCTAATATTATTAGTTGAATATTTTCTTCAGCCATAAGAAATTTGTAATCAATAAGATCTCTTGGCTTTACACCATTAATACTAATTAATCGATCTCCAACTTCAAATCCAAGCTCCTCGCCTATTGAACCTTCTTCGATGGAGGCAACAACAGCAGGTTTAATTTTGTTTTGAGTTATCCTTAATGTGCTCATTTAGGCTCTTAAACAAGAAAATAAATTTTTTATACTTCTCGGGTGGTTTGAAAAAATTAAATTGATCTTGAAGAATCATTTATCTTTCAATATAAGTAAATTTTCAACAAAAAGTACTTAAGAAGATTTTTGAATCATCTCTTTTTATGAGGATTTTTAAAACTGGGCCTTGAAAAGCATTGTAATCATTGTAATTAAGAAGTTTTTAAGATTTTTTTTAAAAACTTTATTATTTGTATTCCTAAGACTGTTTGGTTTGGGTATCTACTTGAATGTAAATTCATAGAAGGTTGAGCTGAAAACCAACTCAGTTTTATTAATTCTGATTTACTCAAACAATCCCACCAAGCCCATAAATCAAAAAACGTCCTACCTGTCAAAGCCAAGGACATTGCAATTTTGGGCTAGCACAATGGTTGTCCTGCCGGTTTTTGTTCAGGCCCCATGGGTTCATGTGTTCCCTTTTTCAGCTTTTTTATTTAGTTTCATAATATTTTTTCTTGGATTTTATTTACTTAAATTTTGTAGTTATAGATGGTCCTCTATTGGTTCGCTATTGGTTGGTGTGAGTTGGAGCTGGTTAGGAGGATGTCTTTTTTGGGGATGGTTAAGAGCTCATCCTGTTTGGCATTTGCCTGTTGAGTCAATAGCTTTGCCAATAGCAGTAAGCCTCTTAAAGACTCGATGGAAAATCGGAGCCAGTTTCTATTTGGCATCTCTATTAGGAACTGCTTTTACTGACGTAATGATTGTTTTAACTGGTGTTATGAAGGCTTGGCCTGAAGTTGTAGATGCGCCTTTTTCAGAAGCTTCTAAAATTTTGAGTTTAACTGCCGAACAATTATTGGAACCTTTTTCATTATTTGCCATTTTTA from the Prochlorococcus marinus str. NATL2A genome contains:
- a CDS encoding TIGR03279 family radical SAM protein; this encodes MSTLRITQNKIKPAVVASIEEGSIGEELGFEVGDRLISINGVKPRDLIDYKFLMAEENIQLIILDEKDKQHTIDIEKDYDDELGLAFTEALFDGLKQCNNQCPFCFIDQQPPGKRKSLYLKDDDYRLSFLYGSYLTLTNLSKQDWERIEEQRLTPLFVSVHATDPSLRSKLLRNPKAIDLLNQLAWFSKKRIQIHAQIVVCPEINDGKALERTINDLYSFAQGDFPVVLSAAVVPVGLTRFRPSNDGLIPVDPVCATKVINQVEPMQRIFYKSTGSRFAWLSDEWYLIAKKALPSLNSYEDLPQKENGVGSIRSFLRAMDEATRDLPTKIDQKKTCSWVVGKLVENELQKPCKRINKINNFTLHLYGLPSPYWGQEQIVTGLLTGQDLIKGLRGKELGDELLIPSVMLRQGEKIFLDDMTLQELSLSLNVSVRIVHDAQDIVNKALGKA
- a CDS encoding DUF3120 domain-containing protein, with amino-acid sequence MVVLPVFVQAPWVHVFPFSAFLFSFIIFFLGFYLLKFCSYRWSSIGSLLVGVSWSWLGGCLFWGWLRAHPVWHLPVESIALPIAVSLLKTRWKIGASFYLASLLGTAFTDVMIVLTGVMKAWPEVVDAPFSEASKILSLTAEQLLEPFSLFAIFIAALLIISIANWMHQKSKSEPLSSDAWLVSSSALTTTLWVDGLFFATTLIQPQLSGLI